The following proteins come from a genomic window of Miscanthus floridulus cultivar M001 chromosome 2, ASM1932011v1, whole genome shotgun sequence:
- the LOC136527494 gene encoding cinnamoyl-CoA reductase-like SNL6: protein MCPGSVESAAGAVGKSVCVMDAAGPLGHALADRLLRRGYTVHAATYAACGDEREEEEEAAALLSHLSSCGGDVDAYRHRLKVFRADPFDYHAIADAVRGCAGVFCMFNTPDDQAQCDESTVETEVRAAHNVLEACAQADAMERVVFTSSVTAAVWSGAGAGDGHEEAVADEKSWSDLAFCRKFKLWHALAKTLSEKTAWALAMDRGVDMVAINAGLLTGAPGLRLTAAHPYLKGAPDMYDHGVLVTVDVDFLADAHVAAYESPTAYGRYLCFNNAVCRPEDAVKLAQLLSPAAPRSPPPPSDELKVIPQRIQNKKLNKLMLEFASGVYGELD from the exons atgTGTCCAGGATCCGTGGAGTCGGCGGCCGGGGCGGTGGGCAAGAGCGTGTGCGTGATGGACGCGGCGGGGCCGCTGGGCCACGCGCTCGCCGACCGCCTCCTCCGCCGCGGGTACACCGTCCACGCCGCCACGTACGCCGCCTGTGGTGAcgagcgggaggaggaggaggaggccgcggcGCTGCTCAGCCACCTGTCGTCGTGCGGCGGCGACGTCGACGCGTACAGGCACCGGCTGAAGGTGTTCCGCGCCGACCCGTTCGACTACCACGCCATCGCCGACGCCGTGCGGGGGTGCGCCGGCGTCTTCTGCATGTTCAACACGCCCGACGACCAGGCCCAGTGCGAT GAGTCGACGGTGGAGACGGAGGTGCGCGCGGCGCACAACGTGCTGGAGGCGTGCGCGCAGGCGGACGCCATGGAGCGGGTCGTCTTCACCTCCTCCGTCACCGCCGCCGTCTGGAGCGGCGCTGGCGCCGGTGACGGCCACGAGGAGGCCGTCGCCGACGAGAAGAGCTGGAGCGACCTCGCCTTCTGCCGGAAGTTCAAG CTGTGGCACGCCCTGGCCAAGACGCTGTCGGAGAAGACGGCGTGGGCGCTGGCCATGGACCGGGGCGTCGACATGGTGGCCATCAACGCTGGCCTGCTCACCGGCGCCCCGGGCCTCAGGCTCACCGCCGCGCACCCCTACCTCAAGGGCGCCCCGGACATGTACGACCACGGCGTCCTCGTCACCGTCGACGTCGACTTCCTGGCCGACGCGCACGTCGCCGCCTACGAGTCCCCCACCGCCTACGGCCGCTACCTCTGCTTCAACAACGCCGTCTGCCGCCCCGAGGACGCCGTCAAGCTCGCGCAGTTGCTCTCGCCGGCCGCACCAcgctcgccaccaccaccaag TGACGAGCTGAAGGTGATACCACAGAGGATTCagaacaagaagctcaacaagCTCATGCTGGAGTTTGCCAGCGGGGTATATGGGGAGCTGGATTAG
- the LOC136527504 gene encoding uncharacterized protein, with product MWVEILCGLVAYKIIQRVFFAGGDDASYLADLDSSHSDLCFAVASRLEKLYASRCFVGLRIPDPDAGERQHIDVVLVTKREVMVVAIKNFSGFVEADKDGNWSCPTDKKRKQEIFPNPVLEVNRLAANLQSYLEQRGAKLPDGHIYGRVVLPNPNCRPLYSISIQPEVMLYDQWKDLKTDSKSGLSAWIKGAFTGSKSDMQDSVLQNLHFILSSSPMWDRLELKGDKNVLGEFIEFKGRHEDIQLLKNLKRSKVSRFIIQKSTLFGGFGRSRVQISYSPRDYRVEGTSSSEWKEISVKQYTEIVFQPLHSKKARKFKLSSVVSVTLSA from the exons ATGTGGGTGGAGATCCTGTGCGGCCTGGTGGCCTACAAGATCATCCAACGCGTCTTCTTCGCCGGCGGCGACGACGCTTCCTACCTCGCCGACCTCGACTCCTCCCACTCCGACCTATGCTTCGCCGTCGCCTCCAG GCTCGAGAAGCTCTACGCCAGCCGATGCTTCGTCGGTCTCCGCAtccccgaccccgacgccggCGAGCGCCAGCATATCGACGTTGTCCTCGTTACCAAGAG GGAGGTGATGGTGGTAGCGATCAAGAACTTCTCTGGTTTTGTTGAGGCTGACAAGGATGGAAATTGGTCTTGTCCAACTGACAAGAAGCGTAAGCAAGAGATATTTCCAAACCCG GTATTAGAAGTCAACAGACTAGCTGCTAACCTTCAATCATACTTGGAGCAAAGGGGAGCAAAATTGCCTGATGGGCATATCTACGGGAGAGTTGTTCTGCCAAATCCCAACTGCAG GCCTTTGTATTCTATAAGCATCCAACCAGAGGTCATGTTGTATGATCAATGGAAGGATCTCAAGACAGACTCAAAGAGTGGACTCTCAGCATGGATTAAAGGTGCATTTACTGGAAGCAAAAGTGACATGCAAGATTCAGTACTCCAGAATCTACATTTTATTCTCAGCTCATCGCCTATGTGGGACAG GTTGGAACTCAAAGGAGACAAAAATGTTCTTGGTGAATTCATCGAGTTCAAAGGCAGGCATGAGGACATTCAACTTCTCAAAAATCTGAAGAGGTCAAAAGTCAGCCGATTCATCATCCAGAAGTCAACTCTTTTTGGTGGTTTTG GTAGGTCACGAGTTCAAATATCGTATTCTCCTCGTGACTATCGAGTTGAGGGGACTTCATCTTCAGAGTGGAAAGAGATTTCTGTGAAGCAATACACAGAGATTGTTTTCCAGCCGCTGCATTCCAAAAAGGCTCGGAAGTTCAAGCTGTCCAGTGTTGTTTCTGTCACACTGAGTGCCTAG